Part of the Henckelia pumila isolate YLH828 chromosome 2, ASM3356847v2, whole genome shotgun sequence genome is shown below.
atcaaggATCTTCATAGGTCGTTTGAAATAGCTCAATGTATCATCCAGCTCAGCCTCATCTGGACGAAGTACATGGAAAACATCTAGCTCACACTTCCTCAGCATAGACACGTGaaatacgtcatgaataccgGATAGTGATGGAGGTAATGCCAATCGATATGCAAGATCAccaatcttctccagaatctcataaggCCCAATAAACCGCGGTGATAACttacctctctttccaaatcaaACAGTGCCTCGGAAAGGAGATATATTCATAAATACTCGATCACCTTGTTCAAATCTTAGAGGTCTATGCCTCACATTTGCGTATTTGTCTTGTAGATCTTGCGCTGCTTTCATTCGGGACTGTATCAACTTTACTTTATCATAAATTTCTCTAATCATATATGGTCCTGTATCTGGTTTTTCAGAAAGATCATCCCAGAACAATGAAGATCTGCATTTCCTACCATACAGTTTTTTGAATGGAGTCATTTCAATGCTtgtctgataactgttattataagaaaattcaacaAGTGACAAAGATTCTTGCCAGTTTGTACCGAAATCAAGCAcgacagctctcaacatatcctccagaatCTAAATAGTTCGCTTTGATTGCccatctgtttgaggatgataagctgtactcaaatgtaaacgcatacctagagcttcctggagactgtgccaaaaatgaGAAGTAAATTGAGGAtctcgatctgatacaatagtcttaggcacaccgtgcaatctcaccACATCTCGGATATAGATAttggccatctgatcatgacgataagtcatctgataaggaataaaacaagcagacttagTCAgtctgtcaatgatcacccaaattgCATCACATCCTCTCGAAGATCGTGGTAGTttagtgacaaaatccatcgtgatatgatcccatttccattccggtacttccaaactgtgcaataaaccACATGGTCGCTTTCTCTCAGCTTTTACCTGTTGATAATTTAGGCATTTGGATATGAATTCTGTCACATCAGCTTTCACTTGTTTCCACCAGAATTGTTGTTTCAAataattatacatttttctaccaccaggatgaatgttAAACTTACTGCAATGTGCTTcattcagaatctgatatctcAATTCTGCAACATTAGGCACAACAATGCGTTTATTTACAAACAAAACGCCATCACTACTGACCTGATACTCTGATTCATGTCCAGATCTAaatttctcaattgaattctgaatattctgatcagctttctgtgcttctttaatATTTACAAATAATTCAGGCTCAGCTTGGATTGCTTAAACTCGAATAGGTTGTACATCTGTATCAAAATCCAAGCCAGAAACACAACAATATTCTATAAACTTATATACACTCATAGTAGATAGAGACAAATCACAAACCTGTctactcaaagcatcggcagctgcattAGACTTTCCTGGAttatacttgatttcacaatcaaaatcattAATAAGTTTAACCAACgcctttgtctcatattcaattcagcttgagaaaatagatatttcaagcttttatgatcagtataaatttcaaaagtctcaccgtacaaataatgacgccagatcttccaAGCGAAGACAAtagctgcaagttcaagatcatgtacgggatatcTGATATCGTGAGGTTTTAGTTGTCTCGAAGCATATGCTATTACATGACCattctgcataagaatacaacCCAAACCTTTGTGAGATGCATCAGAATAAACTGTAAAACCacctgtacctgatggaatagctAACAACAGGTGCATTGGCAAGTATCTTTTTCAATTCAATAAAGCTCGCTTCACAATTATCTGTCCACTGATAAGgagtattcttctgagttaactgggtaatcggctttgcgATGCAAGAGAAGCCTTCAATAAATCGTTGATAATACCcggccaaacccataaaacttcggaattcaggcactgatgtaggtctaggccaattgaTAACTTCCTCTACCTTGCTAAGATCAACAGAtatgccatctcctgaaataacatggccaagaaacacaactctATCTAGacaaaattcacatttggacagtttagcatacaatttcttaattcgcaaaatctgcaaaacgactctcaaatgctctgcatgctcAGTCTTATTCTTTGAAtggatcaaaatatcatctataaagattgtaacaaactcatctaaatacttCTGAAATATTCGATTCATTAACCCCATAAAGACTGCAGGAGCATTTGTtaatccaaatggcataacaATAAACTCGTAGTAGCCTGGTTCGAAAAGAAGTTTTAGGCACATCTACTTCTCTTACCCTCAACTGgtgatgtagtaacccagaacccattttaagataataatatgttaaacatgattaagggttagtaattaatcaatttcggggtttaatcggacttcagaattaagaattggactttcaatattttggtcagttcggatggtccgaagaggacttcggacgatccgaactcagcaacCAGGGGCTCCAAAGAgtgcttgttgacttcggagttaaggcacgttcggacaatccgaaccaggatcggacGGCCTAAACCCCCttgtgccaagtaggcaggattactcagcaatggattttgacaagtgtcggatttaGGACATTTCACACGGCCCAAAGTggcgatcggacgatccgaactcgacgtgtctcgcatgcagacagtgagttagatcggacgacccgaacccgaGTTCAGAGGCTCCGAAATTGACCGACTTtggggtctataaataggggtcttcagattcatttctgattaagaattcccgagttttcttcttcagttatatagtgtgatacatacacttgagggctctatcggttataatagaagttttggaataaccaaggtgtagttatagtcatccgggactagcgacttcaaagggattactatggacgaaggtatgatccgggaatctatttaagttttgggagtacttattagcttagttaaggcttatagaacttgtgtagtgatacggtgaacttttgaatataggcttggaacataGGATCCTActaagacttgaactagcctagagctatgtaaggtccaaaaagtccactagcttaatcacgattgattgattaaattatatgaattaatgcatgttatttagtaggcttaattgttatgtttaattatgtgaattatttgaatgCCTGAAATATTATGTGatatgtatgattttaaagttttcatgttggtattaattttgggtcgtaggAAAGAGCCTAGCCTTGGATTgagttaagaaaaaaaatattttaaaataaagttgatgagatgcagtatattttatttattgagagAGAGTAAAATTTTGAAGGGCTTTTAATTATAACTAAGGGGCTGTGTtaggagcccattagtcacaaaacgGTTTAAGCGTTCagaatttcttctcttttctctcATTTGAACGCTCTCTTTTTCTCTCAAATCACTCTCTCAAACGCTGCATCAAGACTAGGGTTCTTCAGAGGCTCGAGGCTAGATTGTCCTACCGCTCAGGTTAATTCCAATCAATCAattcaggcaagtttttactgattttgaaatccatttaggaatatatgtattttcaaggtaaaaccctaggtgttttgattgatgatctatgcaCGTTCTTGAAAAATTTATGAGTATGTTacttgattgtgatacgtgaagtATTCCTGATGTGTTCAGTTtatgtttattgagttttgaatgatttgaaggCAATAAATCAGATTTTGGGGCAAAAGTTTGAAGGAGGgtttttgataaaagatcttttgaatttaattgtgttttggtgcatgttattttaaaagtttcaTGACGTTGAATGGTATTTTGATAGAAAAGTATTCCAAAACATTTAGGTTTCAGAAAATGTGAAGAAAAAGTAAATTTTCGGGATAAGAGTCGCGACGGCGCGCTTGCACTGAAGGAACAGCACGGACGCGCCTGAGCAGCGCACATCTGCATACCAAGAGCGTGGCCGTGCTGCAAAGCTGCGCGGCCGCACCGGAGTTACGCAGTTTTGCATGCAGgttgcgcgcccgcgcttccTGGTTCGCAGATCCCACcccattttatgagtttttgggtcctaaaaatcataattttgatattttaatgcattttaattatttttaagaatgttcatgaagaagtttaaagttttcaaggtccGAGACGGACGAAATGCCTCACGTGGATAAGTCAAtttatgtattgcatgattaggtgattttctcatgaaagctaatttctcatgaaatgttttgaaggATTTTAAGCATGTAGCCTCACGAGAAATTTTTATGAGCATGTTAcaagatttatgaaaatgacatgatatgatatgataagatGAATGGTATGTTACatggaaaatattttcatgatttatgcgtcttgtggtgattatatggggtatgcacttcgggatgagctctgcagcggctatccaaacatggctcacgggatggttatacggggtatgcactctaggatgagctccgaagcggctatccaaagaatgaaagtttacgggcgtaatgccacatgcttgttgatcaacaggaaactaTGAATGACTCTTTATGACGAttaccacactactcatactttatcaacccaaatattttatgttattgttACACATTCGAGATGTTATTGCATGAAAGCTTATGTTAATGTTTCTcttttaaagttagaaaatcctttttatgcattttcttgctgagtctttcgactcactatacttgaatggtgcaggtaacgaGGATGTGGATGCTTTTATTGATGGTTATGTGGGCAGACATGAATAAGAGGCaggggtcggtccaacgggAAATGCATGAGTGCAAATGCTTTAGAATGGAagatgtttaaaaaaaatttgaatcttATATCGATGGCCATGTTTGGCACAGATTTTAaatgctattttattttgtgcacttaCTTTACGCACTTTTTAATAAAGAAGATTATGCTtccacaaaatttttatttttaccaaattttaaGTATGCATGTTGAGTAACGCTCCGatgttagattttttttttgga
Proteins encoded:
- the LOC140879332 gene encoding uncharacterized protein, which produces MLRAVVLDFGTNWQESLSLVEFSYNNSYQTSIEMTPFKKLYGRKCRSSLFWDDLSEKPDTGPYMIREIYDKVKLIQSRMKAAQDLQDKYANVRHRPLRFEQGDRIGDLAYRLALPPSLSGIHDVFHVSMLRKCELDVFHVLRPDEAELDDTLSYFKRPMKILDRKEKQLKNKFIPLVKVQWSRHNIEEATWEVEQDMRQRYPELFH